ATAGCCTCCATGtacacaaatatttttactgaaTGTCAATAtagtttaatttatttcaatgtaCGATAATATGGTATttgcaattattttattattcagaaaATTTGACATAATTGGCAAAGAATGTGTTGACGTTTTCACTTTTTTTGTAGATTGCTGGCTGCATTTGCACAATATTCCTTGTACAATTCTACGAACTCTTTTACACCCTTTGCGTGACATTCTTCGAAATAAGGTAACTTCATCAGGTTGCTTTTCCATTTAGCAATAGCTGGATATTTCTTCCAGTCTGTATCTATGATATCCATGCAACTCACCGTAGTACGAACGAAAAAGTCTGAGACACAAAAAAACAATGCTTTCACATTCTACAAAAACGTTACCGAGAAGTGAGTTTCGTTCAGTCGTAGAATTTATGTCATAAACGGTAACAAGTTGAATTCTCTTATTtccaattcaattttgaaaatgaggGTTTTTCTACGTGACGGTATCAAAACTATTGAAGAAATCGTCTTTACACCAGTAAGCTAATTATTCAAGATTGTAATTGACCAAAATTcatgtaaatattaaaatatcgtTGTATATAGATCAACGCGCACATCCACAtcttaaacaaataaaaaaaaattgcacttTACGATTTTGCTGTGAATGGATGACGATGTATTGTATCGAGTGCTGTAAGGGGCGACAACATAGAAGTTTAAGAACCGCTGGTCTGGATCATTGTTGGTTTCGGGTTTGATCTATCGACGCAAACGCGCATTTTGGCATAATTCATTATGatgcaaaataatataaatacaaaGATGATGAGGACATAAATTGAAGTTCAGACGCGACAAAAACAGATGAAAATTATCGCCTACCAAGAAGTGTAAGATGATTGCCGAATACATATTGCTTTCCTGATAACAGCTTTTCGACTTCTTCCAGAACTGCGGTTGCTTTCGGCAAGAGATTTTCTTTCGGGCCACTGGCAGTTCCAGCAAATATTTCATCGTCATTCTATaatgcatttttaaatttgaaagtcATTGTTTAGGGACACAAATGCATAATCTCTATCTATGCAAAACAACGCTGATGGTTACAGTGGAGAAAATGTCACATCAGAGGCAAGTACAGTAGAGGAATAATTGATATATAACATAAGTGGATAGTTGAATAAACGACAATTTACCAAGTACTTTAACAGAGTCTGATAGTTGTCGATGTCTCAATCTGTTGAAATTTGCAATCTCGGCCACTCCTGAGCAAGGATATAGTTTATCCGCTTTGTCTTTCGGTTCATATTTGGCACAAAGATATATTGCAATTGCACGGCTattgaaataatatcaaataatcatatatataatatgctgTTTCGTCTTAGGTATAGAACATGCTCAGTCGAAAAAAATCAAGAAACCACTACAGCTCAAATCAGACATATATTTAAAGCACGTCAGACGCAATAttcatcaaacaaaaataatcgACGACTCATGGAATTGCACACTTACCTCTCCGATAAAGTCAAATCTCCATCTATTATTGCAGGAACAACTTTATACTTGTTTATGGCTGTATAAGCTTCTTTTTTATTGTCCTCGGTCAAAAGATCAACTAAATTTGCCTTGTGTGGAATGTCGAGTTCCTTTAGTAACATCCATACTACATGTGATGGTGGGCTTAGAGGGTGATAGTAAAATTCTATTACCATTTTGAGTATCTTTCGAAACAATTCTGTCCAACGTAAATAAGTCTGCACAGAAAAGTAATGCTCAAATGTCAGTAAATGTATGGACAATGTCAGTAAAATTCCCGACTACtaagaaaacaaatttattgattGTCACATGTCCAATGAATTGCAAAAAAATGCTCATTTGGGGTTAAATATCGGTCAAGTAGGCATCCGAGTAAAgtcgaaaaaaattaaaatattagcCCGCTGGATACTTCCTCTATGTTTGAGTACGGGTAATTGGAATCATTCGGTCTTATTAGTAGCTTAATAAATTGATTTCTCGTACTCCGACTAGAACATCATCTGTGGCAAAGCGAACCGTGCGTCCACTTCGTGTGCAAAATATAAAGACTAGATGTAGCGAAAAGCAGTATTTTTGTCGCATTGCAAGAACAGCAGGttagtaaaataaaatgttgtcAACTAAAATGAGTTCCAGAATGCGAGGATCTCGATCTACGGAAACCAATCCatttaaaaacacaaacaatgaCCTTGCAAACGTATCCTATTTGGGGTTTCCTTCATTGTATGCAGCAAAACtattgaatatatatgtcaTAAACTTTAGAATATAGCTCAAAAACTTTTTGCGACTGATGCTCAACGAATCTATTGAAGTCTTGCTTGCCTTATCTTTAATGCCTAAATGTAGTTCAAGTATAAACACTGTTACGTCGAGCTAATGGATATTAATTGTGATATTCGTTTGGGTGTCTTTAAGACTATTCATAAACTACTTGTTTAAAGGTTAATATTTGAAAGAGCGCAAATAAAGTCTACTCAGAGCGATGGCGTCCCAGTCACGAGCAAGGCTACACTTATCAGAAATACTTCATTTGTTTTAATAGTCAGCAAGAATTGCTATAGATAAAGACTACAGACTTATTGCTTAATTGTGATTTACGCATGTCAAAGAAGACGTCAAGCCACAACAATTTTATCCTATCGCAGTTTTATGCTAACAAATTCATTAGAAAAACTTTTGAGACTCTGGAGATAATTGTGCgactgtattatatatatttataaacaaaGCTTGGGTCCGCACATGTCGAACTGGTCTTTTTTATATGAATAATTTCAGTTATGTCTTTATTGTACGACATGTTCCATCTAGTTGATATTCattcaaattagaaaatataAATGTTCAGCCTgcattgtttgtatttttttgggGAACTTTATCCGTCAGTGGGTCAAACAAGCCTAAAGCGACACAATTGTACGCGAGAATATAGCAAGATGGTATTGTCCCACCGAGTGATTTGTTAACCTTCCTCTTAGGTTTACAGTTTATTGGAAAATTTCATCCTCCGATCTCTTTAACTATTTCCATCTCACCCTAATCACATCCCTCTGTGCCGCACACCATCGTGTAGTTGATACAGTTTAAGGATGTTGCTACTGTGGTTGTATATGAATCAGATAACTCAAGGGTTCCGGATTGGTTGCTTTAGTGTACGGCAACTCCACAATTAAAACCTATAACAGTCAAACAAAACATCATCAAAGAACTGAGAACGCGAACGACCGCCACCGCAGCGGCCGGAGAaaaagagcgaaagacagtttTTCTCTCACGTGTAGTTAGTGGTCGGAGTCCCGATCCGACAAAACAGCATCGAATAAGGGTCAACATACCAgtttattaacataaaaatatagataCCTACAATATAAACACGGACTCTATGATCCGTGAGATAGTTTACTTCCTCGAAAATATACGAGGTCAGTATATCACACGCTTATTGGACATTTTGAGACTACTAAATAATTAGGTGTGGAAAAGATATGCATAATAGATCCGTTTATACACAAGTTCGCTCAGAACAAAATCCTGGAGCCTCAACTAAAGgaaaatattgatatcattTTGCTGGGTAATTCCCATTTTCTCTCatatccatgcatctgaaacagtCGGCTCTTTTCTTGCACCTAATTTACGGACAAGAGACCGCGATCTCTCATATGACCAAGCCGTATCGACAGCAGGACTCTTCCACATGAACATTGCAAAAATCTTATTTTAATCTTCCATTCTACAACgaaataaatcaaattcaaaaCCATGACGCAGTAATTAACATAGGCCCATGCCTGCCAAGTTATGTAATGACAAGCGTTCATGATTGATTTGAAAGTTAAACATGATTGcagattacaaaaaatatatagtaCGTCAAGATATTCCAAGGATAAAAATCTGTGTGATgcaaataaattataatgaCTGATTAATATTGTCAATATATAAAAGAATGACACATCAGAGTTTCCAGAATTTCATATTTCAGAGACAACGAAATTTGAGGATATCACGTCTTATTAGAAGTAAATTTGCTGTCACTCAGAAATCTGATTCAAGTATTTTGAAATTAGTAAAATTAATCCAACCATGTAAAAAGATTAATTAGCTCTGAGCACGCACATCAGAGATGCCTGTTCGCCTACGACTCAAAGCTTCAGGTCTCCAAAATTTCGTCTCGTACTGCAGTGAAACTTTGAAATACAACAGATTCAATAATAGTAAAAAACAGAAATCCCTCTCCATATTTCTGAGAAACTATGCCAAACATCATTTATTGGCCAACATGTCAAATAACAATAAgttagatagatagtttattttgaaaactccataacaaacataaattaaaaatggagaattctggaaaTGCAAAATGTTGATTCATATTTCAAACCTTACTGAATTATACCTGCTCAATAACAGATAATAGAAGAACATCTGAAAGACCAGGTGCTACAGCAACTCCtttaattattcaattatttatttgtgcAGTGTTCAGTCTTCTAGATGAAAATTGTCTTGCTGGAAGCCATTGCACGTACTTCTTTAAATATTCTGGCACTTTCTTTTACACCTTGTGTGTGGCATTCTTCGTAGTAAGGCAATTTAGCCAGCGTTGTTCTCCACTCAGAaatagcctgaaattctttcaAGTTTCTCCCCAATATCTCCATGCAGCATATAGATGAAAGAACAAAAAAGTCTAAAAACAGTATGCAGTGTCACTGTGAAGCTTCAGCTATGTTGATGGAAAATGACCAATTACAGGTAATTCATTTGaaattatgtatattttttgcGACAAAAACTGCGCTCAATAGAAAAATCCAAAA
The genomic region above belongs to Styela clava chromosome 13, kaStyClav1.hap1.2, whole genome shotgun sequence and contains:
- the LOC120332884 gene encoding glutathione S-transferase 1-like — encoded protein: MVIEFYYHPLSPPSHVVWMLLKELDIPHKANLVDLLTEDNKKEAYTAINKYKVVPAIIDGDLTLSESRAIAIYLCAKYEPKDKADKLYPCSGVAEIANFNRLRHRQLSDSVKNDDEIFAGTASGPKENLLPKATAVLEEVEKLLSGKQYVFGNHLTLLDFFVRTTVSCMDIIDTDWKKYPAIAKWKSNLMKLPYFEECHAKGVKEFVELYKEYCANAASNLQKK